A DNA window from Hevea brasiliensis isolate MT/VB/25A 57/8 chromosome 2, ASM3005281v1, whole genome shotgun sequence contains the following coding sequences:
- the LOC110661006 gene encoding cytokinin riboside 5'-monophosphate phosphoribohydrolase LOG5 yields MEEKRAVKSRFKRVCVFCGSSTGKRDCYREAALELGQELVSRRLDLVYGGGSVGLMGLVSQEVHRGGGHVLGIIPKTLMSKEITGETVGEVRPVADMHQRKAEMARHSDCFIALPGGYGTLEELLEVITWAQLGIHDKPVGLLNVDGYYNLLLTFIDKAVDDGFIKPSQRSIIVSAPNVKELVQKLEDYVPLHDGVVAQAKWEAEQLELNASLQTEVAR; encoded by the exons ATGGAGGAGAAAAGAGCAGTGAAGTCAAGGTTCAAAAGAGTCTGTGTCTTTTGTGGAAGCAGTACTGGCAAGAGAGATTGTTACAGGGAGGCTGCTCTTGAACTGGGACAAGAACTG GTGTCAAGGAGATTAGATCTCGTCTATGGAGGAGGAAGTGTTGGGTTGATGGGCTTAGTGTCTCAGGAGGTCCATCGTGGTGGAGGACATGTACTGGG AATCATCCCCAAAACTCTGATGAGCAAAGAG ATAACTGGAGAAACAGTCGGAGAGGTCAGACCAGTAGCCGACATGCATCAAAGGAAAGCTGAGATGGCCCGCCATTCTGACTGTTTTATTGCCTTAccag GTGGATATGGAACTTTGGAGGAATTATTGGAAGTCATTACATGGGCCCAGCTTGGCATCCACGACAAGCCT GTGGGCTTGCTTAATGTGGACGGCTACTACAACCTCCTGCTCACCTTCATAGATAAGGCTGTGGACGATGGCTTCATCAAGCCTTCTCAACGTAGCATTATTGTCTCTGCCCCAAATGTCAAAGAGCTAGTTCAGAAACTCGAG GACTACGTGCCTCTGCATGATGGAGTTGTTGCTCAGGCTAAGTGGGAGGCTGAGCAACTGGAGCTCAATGCATCTTTGCAGACTGAAGTTGCTCGTTGA
- the LOC110660957 gene encoding uncharacterized protein LOC110660957: protein MPRYIAAYNHYRKKLNKETLKCLGSLKGMKNKSVVTSDISTIDHKLTVVVEVLREVRVITITIVESLLSLVSIPWLDQKSTKGSFRSNFFSSGGQIMYEICDETALQSANKRLEAVEIAIEDLEAELECIFRRLIQTRVSLPNTLTN from the coding sequence ATGCCAAGATATATAGCTGCTTATAATCACTATAGAAAGAAGCTAAATAAAGAGACATTGAAATGCCTTGGGTCACTGAAGGGAATGAAGAACAAATCAGTTGTAACTTCAGATATCTCAACCATAGATCACAAACTTACTGTTGTTGTGGAAGTATTAAGAGAAGTGCGAGTGATCACCATCACCATTGTTGAGTCTTTATTGTCTCTTGTTTCCATACCATGGCTGGATCAGAAATCCACCAAAGGGTCTTTCAGATCAAATTTCTTTAGCTCAGGTGGGCAGATCATGTATGAAATTTGTGACGAAACCGCGCTTCAAAGTGCAAATAAGAGACTGGAGGCAGTGGAGATTGCGATTGAAGATCTTGAAGCGGAACTAGAGTGCATCTTTAGACGTTTGATCCAGACTAGGGTTTCGCTTCCTAATACACTTACCAATTAG
- the LOC110661009 gene encoding probable CoA ligase CCL5 isoform X1 has product MAHDCSFEIDPRSGFCRSNSIFCSKRKPIALPHNYCIDITTFISSQAHRGKTAFIDATTGLHLTFIDLWKSVDSVATSLFEIGVRKGHVILLLSPNSIFFPVVCLSVMSLGAIITTTNPLNTPREIAKQIADSKPLFAFTTPQLVPKLTESNSNLPIILIDDHDSIKAQSIIVTTLSEMMKEPSGSRVRERVNMDDTATLLYSSGTTGASKGVVSSHRNLIAMVQTIIGRFNEDREHKFICTVPMFHIYGLALFATGLLASGSTIIVLSKFEIHEMLSTIERYRATDLHLVPPILVALINGADQIRSKYDLSSLQTVVSGGAPLSKEVIEGFMEKYQTVRILQGYGLTESTGVGASTDTLEESRRYGTAGLLTSSMEAKIVDPESGKALPVNQTGELWLRGPSIMKGYFLNTEATSTTLDSEGWLRTGDLCYIDDDGFIFVVDRLKELIKYKGYQVPPAELEALLLTHEEISDAAVIPFPDKEAGQFPMAYVVRKAGSNLSESAVMDFVARQAAPYKRIRRVAFIGAIPKNPSGKILRKDLIKLATSKL; this is encoded by the exons ATGGCACACGATTGCAGCTTCGAGATCGACCCGAGAAGCGGCTTTTGCAGATCTAATTCTATTTTCTGCAGTAAACGCAAGCCTATTGCTCTCCCACACAATTACTGCATCGACATCACCACCTTTATTTCGTCCCAGGCTCACCGTGGCAAGACAGCCTTCATTGACGCCACCACTGGCCTCCACCTCACCTTCATCGACCTATGGAAATCCGTCGATTCCGTCGCCACCTCTCTATTTGAGATAGGAGTCCGCAAGGGCCACGTTATCCTTCTCCTTTCCCCAAACTCCATTTTCTTTCCTGTTGTTTGCCTTTCTGTTATGTCCCTTGGTGCCATAATTACCACCACCAACCCTCTCAACACTCCCCGCGAAATCGCCAAGCAAATCGCCGACTCCAAACCTTTATTCGCCTTTACCACCCCCCAACTAGTCCCCAAACTCACCGAGTCGAACTCGAATCTCCCCATCATCCTCATAGACGACCATGATTCCATCAAAGCCCAATCCATAATCGTGACAACTTTAAGCGAGATGATGAAGGAGCCTAGTGGGAGTCGTGTCAGGGAGCGAGTCAACATGGACGACACAGCTACTCTGCTCTACTCTTCAGGTACAACCGGAGCAAGCAAGGGCGTAGTTTCCTCGCATCGCAACCTAATCGCGATGGTTCAAACCATCATTGGACGCTTTAACGAAGACAGAGAGCATAAATTTATCTGCACCGTCCCAATGTTTCACATTTACGGTCTAGCATTGTTCGCGACGGGATTACTCGCGTCAGGATCAACAATCATTGTGCTCTCAAAGTTCGAGATTCATGAGATGCTATCTACGATCGAGAGGTATCGTGCCACGGATCTCCATCTGGTACCACCTATACTAGTAGCACTGATCAACGGCGCTGATCAGATAAGGTCCAAATATGATTTGAGTTCGCTACAAACAGTTGTGTCTGGAGGAGCCCCACTGAGCAAGGAGGTGATAGAGGGGTTCATGGAGAAATATCAAACGGTGAGAATTCTTCAGGGTTACGGGTTGACTGAATCGACGGGGGTGGGTGCATCAACAGATACTTTAGAGGAAAGTAGGAGATACGGTACCGCGGGGCTGCTGACGTCGAGCATGGAGGCAAAGATTGTGGACCCAGAAAGCGGAAAAGCTCTGCCGGTGAACCAGACCGGTGAGCTTTGGCTTAGAGGTCCCTCTATTATGAAAG GTTACTTTTTAAATACTGAAGCTACATCAACAACTCTTGACTCCGAGGGATGGTTAAGAACTGGGGATCTGTGCTACATTGATGATGACGGCTTTATTTTTGTTGTTGATCGATTGAAGGAGTTGATCAAATACAAGGGATATCAG GTCCCTCCTGCGGAACTAGAGGCCTTGTTGCTTACTCATGAGGAAATTTCCGATGCTGCTGTAATCCC GTTTCCGGACAAGGAGGCTGGGCAATTTCCCATGGCGTATGTTGTAAGAAAGGCCGGAAGTAATTTATCTGAGAGTGCTGTCATGGATTTCGTGGCAAGACAG GCGGCCCCATACAAGAGAATCCGAAGAGTTGCATTTATTGGAGCCATACCCAAGAATCCATCAGGCAAGATTCTCAGGAAGGATCTGATAAAGCTTGCAACCTCTAAACTATGA
- the LOC110661009 gene encoding probable CoA ligase CCL5 isoform X2, with the protein MAHDCSFEIDPRSGFCRSNSIFCSKRKPIALPHNYCIDITTFISSQAHRGKTAFIDATTGLHLTFIDLWKSVDSVATSLFEIGVRKGHVILLLSPNSIFFPVVCLSVMSLGAIITTTNPLNTPREIAKQIADSKPLFAFTTPQLVPKLTESNSNLPIILIDDHDSIKAQSIIVTTLSEMMKEPSGSRVRERVNMDDTATLLYSSGTTGASKGVVSSHRNLIAMVQTIIGRFNEDREHKFICTVPMFHIYGLALFATGLLASGSTIIVLSKFEIHEMLSTIERYRATDLHLVPPILVALINGADQIRSKYDLSSLQTVVSGGAPLSKEVIEGFMEKYQTVRILQGYGLTESTGVGASTDTLEESRRYGTAGLLTSSMEAKIVDPESGKALPVNQTGELWLRGPSIMKGYFLNTEATSTTLDSEGWLRTGDLCYIDDDGFIFVVDRLKELIKYKGYQVPPAELEALLLTHEEISDAAVIPFPDKEAGQFPMAYVVRKAGSNLSESAVMDFVARQVYQIKRPHTRESEELHLLEPYPRIHQARFSGRI; encoded by the exons ATGGCACACGATTGCAGCTTCGAGATCGACCCGAGAAGCGGCTTTTGCAGATCTAATTCTATTTTCTGCAGTAAACGCAAGCCTATTGCTCTCCCACACAATTACTGCATCGACATCACCACCTTTATTTCGTCCCAGGCTCACCGTGGCAAGACAGCCTTCATTGACGCCACCACTGGCCTCCACCTCACCTTCATCGACCTATGGAAATCCGTCGATTCCGTCGCCACCTCTCTATTTGAGATAGGAGTCCGCAAGGGCCACGTTATCCTTCTCCTTTCCCCAAACTCCATTTTCTTTCCTGTTGTTTGCCTTTCTGTTATGTCCCTTGGTGCCATAATTACCACCACCAACCCTCTCAACACTCCCCGCGAAATCGCCAAGCAAATCGCCGACTCCAAACCTTTATTCGCCTTTACCACCCCCCAACTAGTCCCCAAACTCACCGAGTCGAACTCGAATCTCCCCATCATCCTCATAGACGACCATGATTCCATCAAAGCCCAATCCATAATCGTGACAACTTTAAGCGAGATGATGAAGGAGCCTAGTGGGAGTCGTGTCAGGGAGCGAGTCAACATGGACGACACAGCTACTCTGCTCTACTCTTCAGGTACAACCGGAGCAAGCAAGGGCGTAGTTTCCTCGCATCGCAACCTAATCGCGATGGTTCAAACCATCATTGGACGCTTTAACGAAGACAGAGAGCATAAATTTATCTGCACCGTCCCAATGTTTCACATTTACGGTCTAGCATTGTTCGCGACGGGATTACTCGCGTCAGGATCAACAATCATTGTGCTCTCAAAGTTCGAGATTCATGAGATGCTATCTACGATCGAGAGGTATCGTGCCACGGATCTCCATCTGGTACCACCTATACTAGTAGCACTGATCAACGGCGCTGATCAGATAAGGTCCAAATATGATTTGAGTTCGCTACAAACAGTTGTGTCTGGAGGAGCCCCACTGAGCAAGGAGGTGATAGAGGGGTTCATGGAGAAATATCAAACGGTGAGAATTCTTCAGGGTTACGGGTTGACTGAATCGACGGGGGTGGGTGCATCAACAGATACTTTAGAGGAAAGTAGGAGATACGGTACCGCGGGGCTGCTGACGTCGAGCATGGAGGCAAAGATTGTGGACCCAGAAAGCGGAAAAGCTCTGCCGGTGAACCAGACCGGTGAGCTTTGGCTTAGAGGTCCCTCTATTATGAAAG GTTACTTTTTAAATACTGAAGCTACATCAACAACTCTTGACTCCGAGGGATGGTTAAGAACTGGGGATCTGTGCTACATTGATGATGACGGCTTTATTTTTGTTGTTGATCGATTGAAGGAGTTGATCAAATACAAGGGATATCAG GTCCCTCCTGCGGAACTAGAGGCCTTGTTGCTTACTCATGAGGAAATTTCCGATGCTGCTGTAATCCC GTTTCCGGACAAGGAGGCTGGGCAATTTCCCATGGCGTATGTTGTAAGAAAGGCCGGAAGTAATTTATCTGAGAGTGCTGTCATGGATTTCGTGGCAAGACAGGTGTATCAAATAAA GCGGCCCCATACAAGAGAATCCGAAGAGTTGCATTTATTGGAGCCATACCCAAGAATCCATCAGGCAAGATTCTCAGGAAGGATCTGA